Proteins found in one Candidatus Bathyarchaeota archaeon genomic segment:
- a CDS encoding DUF1616 domain-containing protein: protein MTQKTIQYKAILLSVTAVLALLVASPAFEQIVEIPQTYFITELSILGQYHNATYPSNITVGENYRLYIDVTNRLGASAYYTLEIKFRSQTQSAPDSFAHTASNLQSIVSIPFFVADKATYEIPLDVSFQYAVNSPDQLVVQTITVNGVPLTVNTVINRDAERRGFYGNLFFELWLYNGTTQTFEYHQRYVSLWLRMNV, encoded by the coding sequence ATGACACAAAAAACCATACAGTATAAAGCAATCTTGTTATCTGTAACGGCTGTTTTAGCGTTACTGGTTGCGTCACCTGCTTTTGAGCAAATAGTAGAAATTCCCCAAACGTATTTTATCACTGAATTATCAATTTTAGGTCAATACCACAATGCCACTTATCCTTCTAACATAACGGTTGGCGAAAACTATCGCTTATACATAGATGTCACCAACCGTTTAGGAGCCAGCGCCTACTATACCTTGGAAATAAAGTTCCGCAGTCAAACTCAATCAGCACCAGACAGCTTCGCCCACACAGCAAGCAATCTCCAATCAATAGTAAGCATACCCTTTTTTGTTGCCGATAAAGCAACATACGAAATACCTCTTGACGTCTCTTTCCAATATGCGGTTAATTCTCCTGACCAGCTTGTCGTGCAAACAATCACGGTTAATGGCGTGCCTTTGACTGTTAATACAGTTATCAACCGAGACGCAGAGAGGAGGGGTTTCTATGGGAACTTGTTTTTTGAACTATGGCTTTACAATGGTACAACACAGACTTTCGAGTATCATCAACGTTATGTAAGTTTGTGGTTGAGAATGAACGTTTAA
- a CDS encoding aminotransferase class I/II-fold pyridoxal phosphate-dependent enzyme yields the protein MGKLIRSSRPFFPKEDIDRLLLDISAVLEEGQFRNGKNVTLFEQMVANYIGVKNAVAFDSDSSAFETALRYFNVNDGEVVVCTNSFISVPNSVLSAGGKVVFADIRADTLSMDPKSLLQNITPKTRGVIVTHIAGFPNPDLERITEICHESGLFLIEDATHAIGAAINGKKVGSFGDSAVFSFAPTKVLTTGEGGHVSD from the coding sequence ATGGGCAAGCTGATTCGTTCTTCGAGGCCGTTCTTTCCAAAAGAAGACATCGACCGATTATTGCTTGATATTAGTGCAGTATTGGAAGAGGGGCAATTTAGGAACGGCAAAAACGTTACCCTTTTTGAACAGATGGTTGCCAACTATATCGGTGTTAAGAACGCTGTAGCTTTTGATTCTGATTCAAGTGCTTTTGAAACTGCTCTTCGCTACTTTAATGTGAATGATGGCGAAGTGGTGGTTTGCACAAACAGTTTCATTTCTGTACCAAACAGCGTACTTTCTGCGGGTGGCAAGGTTGTTTTCGCTGATATACGTGCAGACACGCTTTCCATGGACCCGAAAAGCTTGCTTCAGAATATCACGCCAAAAACTCGGGGAGTAATCGTTACACACATCGCTGGTTTTCCTAACCCTGACTTGGAAAGGATAACAGAGATTTGCCATGAAAGCGGGCTTTTTCTAATCGAAGATGCGACGCATGCAATTGGTGCAGCCATCAACGGCAAGAAAGTAGGCAGTTTTGGTGATTCAGCAGTCTTTTCCTTCGCACCAACAAAAGTTTTAACGACAGGGGAAGGGGGGCATGTTAGTGACTAA
- a CDS encoding class I SAM-dependent methyltransferase has protein sequence MKYCDVARLAKNVPFCLDVACGATPFPKANVLCDLHVEPVPDRSMRGLVTEGKPFVLCSCTNLPFKDEAFDFVTSFYLIEHIADPWSLFKELKRVAKHGYVQCPSWVNELLYGEGVHRWTVLKRGNKLYVRPISYGALSQLRFGFIFHRLYKHRTWKLLHTILDEQFHLFTVRYDF, from the coding sequence ATGAAGTATTGTGACGTTGCTCGGTTAGCGAAAAATGTACCGTTCTGTCTTGATGTTGCTTGTGGGGCAACCCCTTTTCCAAAAGCCAACGTTTTGTGTGACCTCCATGTGGAGCCTGTTCCCGACAGGAGCATGAGGGGCTTAGTGACTGAGGGTAAACCGTTTGTTTTGTGCAGTTGCACTAATTTGCCTTTCAAAGATGAAGCTTTCGATTTTGTAACGAGTTTTTACCTGATTGAGCACATAGCTGACCCATGGAGCCTTTTTAAGGAATTAAAACGCGTTGCCAAACATGGCTACGTACAATGCCCCTCATGGGTCAACGAGCTTTTGTATGGCGAAGGCGTGCATCGCTGGACAGTGCTCAAACGTGGCAACAAGCTTTACGTCAGACCTATAAGTTATGGAGCGCTTTCTCAGCTGAGGTTTGGCTTCATTTTCCACCGATTGTATAAACATCGAACTTGGAAGCTTTTGCACACAATCTTAGATGAGCAATTTCATCTTTTTACTGTCCGCTATGATTTTTAG
- a CDS encoding PIG-L family deacetylase, producing the protein MVLKSDVILAVGAHPDDIELGCGGTLSVASKLGKKVIAIFLSKGEQSGSPEVRLKESIEALRTLGVKEVHFGDFPDTEIPCSRQAIDFLEAFYTANRAETILTHTVNDIHQDHRQVGWLSISAFRNAPKLLAYETPRVTPSFSPTYFVDITNCVGDKWTALKCHLSQKTKRYITYESMINLASFRGSQVSLPAAEAFEVVRYVEKLSP; encoded by the coding sequence TTGGTTTTAAAGTCTGATGTAATTCTTGCAGTGGGCGCGCACCCTGACGACATAGAATTAGGCTGCGGGGGAACCCTAAGCGTCGCATCTAAACTTGGGAAAAAAGTGATAGCTATTTTTCTCTCAAAAGGTGAACAGAGCGGAAGCCCAGAAGTGCGACTAAAAGAAAGTATCGAAGCGCTGAGAACTCTTGGGGTGAAAGAAGTGCATTTTGGCGATTTCCCAGACACAGAGATTCCCTGTTCACGGCAAGCAATAGATTTTCTTGAGGCCTTCTATACCGCAAATAGGGCTGAGACTATACTTACGCATACAGTTAACGATATCCATCAGGACCATCGTCAAGTCGGTTGGTTATCGATTTCTGCTTTTAGAAACGCACCAAAACTATTGGCATATGAAACACCACGGGTGACTCCTTCTTTTTCTCCTACTTACTTTGTAGATATAACGAATTGTGTAGGTGACAAGTGGACAGCACTAAAATGTCACCTCTCACAAAAAACAAAACGGTACATCACCTACGAGTCCATGATTAATTTGGCGTCATTTAGAGGAAGCCAAGTTAGTCTTCCTGCAGCCGAAGCTTTTGAAGTGGTGAGATATGTAGAAAAATTATCACCATAA
- a CDS encoding WbqC family protein: MIVAGHQPNYLPWLGFFDKMRRCEIFIVEDNVQFEHQGFTNRNKIMTAGGVKWLSIPVEHANKPLQINEVKIANNAEPNWGRRHWLTLKHSYCKAPYWADYFEFFEDTYEREWNMLVDLNMHLIRGIMRFLKIDKPLVMSSSLGVEGKKTELLIAQCKKVGADVQLAGDGGRDYIDKRRFEEEGIDLVFQEFMHPQYLQTREEVVANLSVVDFLFCTGAKQW; encoded by the coding sequence ATGATTGTTGCAGGTCATCAACCAAACTATTTGCCGTGGCTTGGCTTTTTTGATAAAATGCGAAGATGTGAGATTTTCATAGTTGAAGATAACGTTCAATTTGAACATCAAGGTTTCACCAACAGAAACAAGATTATGACTGCTGGCGGCGTGAAATGGCTCAGTATTCCAGTGGAACATGCGAATAAACCGTTACAAATCAACGAAGTCAAAATCGCCAACAATGCAGAACCGAATTGGGGGCGCAGACACTGGCTAACTTTAAAGCATAGCTATTGTAAGGCACCTTACTGGGCTGACTATTTTGAATTTTTTGAGGATACATATGAGCGTGAATGGAATATGCTAGTTGACCTTAACATGCATCTGATTAGGGGAATCATGCGCTTTCTAAAAATAGATAAGCCCTTAGTAATGAGTTCTTCTCTTGGAGTTGAAGGAAAAAAAACCGAGTTACTTATTGCTCAATGCAAAAAAGTTGGTGCTGATGTGCAACTTGCGGGCGACGGCGGAAGAGACTACATTGACAAACGGCGCTTTGAGGAAGAAGGAATAGACTTGGTTTTTCAAGAATTTATGCACCCTCAGTATCTTCAGACGCGAGAGGAGGTTGTAGCTAATCTTTCAGTGGTTGACTTTCTCTTTTGCACTGGCGCAAAACAGTGGTAA
- a CDS encoding winged helix-turn-helix domain-containing protein produces the protein MVSYRDRVDIIADILNVVSREAKKTQIMYQANLSYRVLQKYLSEIAEAALIRYERQSQSYTLTFKGQEYLEAYKDYARCSKSMEKRLSDFSTKKKVLENLCPVRQNKTYLNQTAK, from the coding sequence TTGGTTAGTTATCGGGATAGAGTGGACATTATAGCTGACATACTAAACGTTGTTAGTCGAGAAGCCAAGAAAACCCAAATCATGTATCAGGCTAACTTAAGCTACAGAGTCCTCCAAAAATACCTAAGCGAAATTGCTGAAGCTGCACTCATAAGATATGAACGTCAAAGTCAAAGTTACACGTTGACGTTTAAAGGGCAAGAGTACTTAGAAGCTTACAAAGATTATGCCCGATGTAGCAAAAGCATGGAAAAACGCCTCAGTGATTTCTCAACCAAAAAGAAAGTCTTAGAGAATTTATGCCCTGTTAGACAAAACAAAACGTACCTAAATCAAACCGCCAAGTAA
- a CDS encoding DegT/DnrJ/EryC1/StrS family aminotransferase → MKILGSFPYFPEDSLNEILTEIRLVLKSGRLTEGPKVQEFEEEFAKYTNVKHAIAVNSGTGSLDISLRHYKLRGREVVVPTNTFISTPNSVIFAGGKPVFADMNQDTLGIDVEDVKRKVSPNTAGVIVVHIAGLVCPEINELKDFCEDKGLFLLEDAAHAHGALMDGKKAGTFGDAGCFSFYPTKVMTSGEGGMIITNDDELAKEARCVRACGQNASRQMVTLGHNWRLSEVAAVIGKHQLRHLEEFLTQRNQVANWYQEALSDVQGVSLFKVPPNFRHSYYKYPLKLTQGIDRIKLSALMKEKYRIETGHVYYPPCHLQPYYMETFGTREGDFPTAERVLKSVLCLPMHCLITKENVRYIRDALASAISELSA, encoded by the coding sequence GTGAAGATTCTTGGTTCATTTCCTTATTTTCCAGAAGACAGTTTGAACGAAATCTTGACTGAGATTCGGTTGGTTCTGAAGAGCGGCAGATTAACTGAAGGACCAAAAGTTCAAGAATTCGAGGAAGAATTCGCAAAATACACCAACGTAAAACATGCCATCGCCGTTAATTCTGGTACAGGCTCGCTGGATATTTCACTTAGGCATTACAAACTTAGGGGTCGAGAAGTTGTTGTGCCGACAAACACTTTCATTTCAACACCGAACTCGGTGATTTTTGCTGGCGGCAAACCTGTTTTTGCCGATATGAACCAAGACACGTTAGGCATTGATGTTGAGGATGTGAAAAGGAAGGTTTCTCCAAATACTGCAGGCGTCATTGTAGTGCACATTGCTGGTTTGGTTTGCCCAGAGATCAATGAACTCAAGGATTTCTGTGAGGATAAAGGGCTGTTTCTTTTGGAGGATGCGGCACACGCGCATGGAGCGTTGATGGATGGCAAAAAAGCAGGAACGTTTGGTGATGCGGGGTGTTTCTCTTTCTATCCAACTAAAGTTATGACTTCAGGCGAAGGCGGAATGATAATAACAAATGACGATGAGCTTGCCAAGGAAGCCCGTTGTGTTCGGGCATGCGGGCAAAATGCAAGTAGGCAGATGGTAACGTTGGGTCATAATTGGCGATTGAGCGAAGTTGCGGCTGTGATTGGCAAGCACCAACTTAGGCATCTGGAAGAATTCTTAACCCAACGTAATCAAGTGGCAAACTGGTATCAAGAAGCATTGTCTGATGTTCAAGGGGTTTCGCTTTTCAAAGTGCCGCCGAATTTTAGGCATAGCTATTACAAGTACCCTTTGAAATTAACCCAAGGAATTGACCGAATAAAACTAAGCGCTCTGATGAAGGAGAAATATAGAATCGAAACTGGGCACGTGTATTATCCGCCTTGCCATCTTCAGCCTTACTACATGGAAACGTTTGGAACCAGAGAAGGCGATTTTCCGACTGCTGAACGTGTTCTCAAAAGCGTGTTGTGCTTGCCAATGCATTGCCTCATCACAAAAGAGAATGTACGGTACATTCGGGATGCTCTTGCCTCAGCAATAAGCGAATTATCGGCTTAA